Genomic DNA from Deltaproteobacteria bacterium HGW-Deltaproteobacteria-18:
GAGGCGGCCGTGCAGGGCAGGCGGGCCGAGCGGGAGCGGGTACGCACGAGCCTCAGCCTCGCGCGCACTGACCTCTCGCGCCTGGACGCCCTGCTGGCCGACGGCGCCGTGGCCCGTCAGGACTGGGACCGGGCCGAGAACCAGGCCCGTGTGCTCGAGCGGGAACTGCAGGCGGCTTCCTTCGCCCTGCAGGTGGCCGAGCACGAGGCCGAGGCAGCCCGCGCAACATTAAGCCGCGGCGAGGCCCCCGGACGGACCGAGGCCGTGCCCATCCTGGCCCCGGTGGACGGCTTCGTCCTGGCCGTGATGGAGGAGAACGCCCGGGCCGTGGCCCCGTCCACGGCCATCATGGAGGTCGGGGATCCGCGCGACCTGGAGATCGAGATCGAGCTTTTGTCCACAGACGCCGTGGCCGTGCCCCCCGGCGCCGAGGCCCGCATCGAGCACTGGGGCGGCGAAGGCGCCCTGCGCGCCCGGGTCACGACGGTGGAGCCCGGCGGGTTCACCAAGGTCTCGGCCATCGGCGTGGAGGAACAGCGGGTCAAGGTGCGGGCCGAACTGACGGACGCCCTACCCGAGGGGGTCATGCTCGGCGACCGCTACGGCGTGCAGGCGCGTATCGTCACCTGGCATGGCGAGGACGTGCCGCAGCTGCCGACGAGCGCCCTGTTCCGGCGTGGCGGGGAGTGGATGGCTTTTGTGCTGGAAGGCGGCAAGGCATGGGTACGGACGGTGGGTATCGGCCGCGAGAACGGCCTGCATGCCGAAGTGCGGGACGGGCTGAAGGAAGGCGAACGGGTCATCCTGCACCCGCCGGACACGCTTGCGGACGGAATGCGAGTTGAGGAGGCGCCGTGACCCTGACCGAGCGTTTTTGGTCGCTTTCTTCCCCGACTGCTCGGAGATGACGCTTTAAAAGTGCTCTTTCTGTTGTCTTTCAGACATCCCGCCCTACGCTCAGTCCGAGCGTACCTTGCGGTCTCCGGCGGGGGCCGTCGACTGTCTGACCGAGCCAGGCATCGTTTGCTTCCCGGCCGTGTCACGTTCAAAGCACCTTCCAATGACCAAAACTCAAGGCCGGGAAGCATTACGAGGCCGGCGAGGGAGTTTCGACGGCCCCCGCCGGAGACCGCAAGGCACGCGACCGCGCTGGGATATCTTCATCAGGGACACCCCCATCCCGACGTTCCCCGCAACTACTCCGAACTACAGCCCGTGCACGAACACCCGATCCTCCCGCCCCATCTTCTGTGCCATGTCCGCGATCTGCGCCTGGTGGGTGAACATGATGATCTGGTTGCGGTCGGCCAGGCCTGCGAACACTTCGAGGGTCGCCCTGGCGCGCTCTTCGTCGAAATTGATCAGGATGTCGTCGACGATGAACGGCATGGCCTCCATGCTCTTCAGGCGCAGCTCCAGGCTGGCCAGC
This window encodes:
- a CDS encoding RND transporter is translated as MNTARKRRPWRTLFVALFCLALAAVLAAGFWPRPMPVQTAAVARGPMTVTVTEEGKTRIRSRYVVFPPMAGFLQRVELRAGAPIKAGKTVLAVLTPEPSTFLTPRARAEAQARLQAAEAAVQGRRAERERVRTSLSLARTDLSRLDALLADGAVARQDWDRAENQARVLERELQAASFALQVAEHEAEAARATLSRGEAPGRTEAVPILAPVDGFVLAVMEENARAVAPSTAIMEVGDPRDLEIEIELLSTDAVAVPPGAEARIEHWGGEGALRARVTTVEPGGFTKVSAIGVEEQRVKVRAELTDALPEGVMLGDRYGVQARIVTWHGEDVPQLPTSALFRRGGEWMAFVLEGGKAWVRTVGIGRENGLHAEVRDGLKEGERVILHPPDTLADGMRVEEAP